In Coleofasciculaceae cyanobacterium, the genomic window TTCTTTCATCTGGTAGGTCATCTAACTCGGTAGTCAGCATCTTCAGTACCCACTGCATCCTGATGGTTTCAGTCATACTGCTACTTTCCTCAAAGTTAATACCTTTTAATTTCTCAATTTGATACCTGAATCCTTACATAAAAGCATAGTTCACCAGCTTTTGCCATTTGCTTATAGCGATTAATCCTAAAGCTCAAATAGATAATTTAAAATAAGTGCGTTATTATGTGGACGCAATTTAAAAAGTGCTGATATATGGGTCAAGTTATTGCGATAGCTAATCAAAAAGGCGGTACGGGAAAATCATCTTGTGCGGTACACCTATTACATTGGTGTAGTCAAAAAGGAAGTACTTTACTCATCGATGCTGACGCTCAAGAAAGCAGTACTCGTTGGGTACAAGGTAAAGATTACAATAGCCGAGTAGAGCAAGATCCAGAAGAACTATTTGAATTAGCTCAAGATCAGGCAGATAATTATCAATTTCTAATTATTGACTGTCCTGGCAGTTTGGGGGAAGTTACCAAAGCTGCAATATATTGCGCGGATATAGTTTTAATTCCCGTACAGCCTGGAGTTTTAGACGTTGATAGTGCCAACAAGACATTTCGCCATATTAAACACGCTCAGAAAATTAGAAAAGATGGTACTCCCACTGGTTTAGCGTTTATCAGCAGAGCCATAAAAGGAACTCGCGCTTTAGCTGAAGCCAAAGAATATTTACAGCAGCAGCCCCATATTACTCTTGCCGATTCAGTTATTTATCAACGGCAATTAATTCAAGATGCTCCTGCTAGTCGTTCGACTGCATTTACCATGCAGGGAACAATCGCCAAAGAAGTAGCCAATTTTTATAATTCTTTATTTGAAGAAGCTTTATCAATCTATGCCTAGAAAACGTCCTCAATTTAAAGACTTTCTCGACTCAGAACCCGCTATAGAGAGTTCGCCATTTATAGCAATCGATGATATTGTTCTACCTAAATCTCAGGTTAGACAATACTTCGATCCCCAAAAGCTAGAACAGTTAGCAGAATCTATTGAACAGCATGGGGTCATAGAACCTTTGTTAATCACATCTAAAAATGAATTAATTGCTGGAGAAAGAAGGTTAAGAGCGTCAAGGATAGCTGGTTTAACTCAATTGCCAGTGATGGTTTTGGATGTTTCAAGTTCTGAAGCGAAAACTCTTGCCATTGTAGAAAATCTTCAGCGAGAGGATTTGAATCCAGTGGAAGAAACTGAAGGAATTTTAGAGCTTTTACAACTAAAGTTGGAGAGAGAAAGAGATGAGATTATTTCCCTACTTTATAAGATGAACAAAAAAGATGATAACGTTATCATCGCCGATTGCGAAGCGATCAAAAATACGTTCAATAGCTTGGGAAAGCTTAAGTGGGAGTCTTTTGTAATTAATCGCTTGAGACTGCTCA contains:
- a CDS encoding ParA family protein, encoding MGQVIAIANQKGGTGKSSCAVHLLHWCSQKGSTLLIDADAQESSTRWVQGKDYNSRVEQDPEELFELAQDQADNYQFLIIDCPGSLGEVTKAAIYCADIVLIPVQPGVLDVDSANKTFRHIKHAQKIRKDGTPTGLAFISRAIKGTRALAEAKEYLQQQPHITLADSVIYQRQLIQDAPASRSTAFTMQGTIAKEVANFYNSLFEEALSIYA
- a CDS encoding ParB/RepB/Spo0J family partition protein: MPRKRPQFKDFLDSEPAIESSPFIAIDDIVLPKSQVRQYFDPQKLEQLAESIEQHGVIEPLLITSKNELIAGERRLRASRIAGLTQLPVMVLDVSSSEAKTLAIVENLQREDLNPVEETEGILELLQLKLERERDEIISLLYKMNKKDDNVIIADCEAIKNTFNSLGKLKWESFVINRLRLLNLPESILSAIKQGKIEYTKGITIGRIKDSEFRDKLLDEAIANNLSLKEIREKIAQCKNQISTNYSNLSTDELIQDLRQSYQKFSRSKKIWSDKKNRKKLEVLLKQLKGLIKE